One window of Burkholderia cepacia GG4 genomic DNA carries:
- a CDS encoding zf-HC2 domain-containing protein: MLPGKCRNVTRLLSDALDRSLTLHERVQVRVHLPVCSGCRAYRGQIALLRTAAQAAAGRGARDGAAGKADESSGDGQD; encoded by the coding sequence ATGCTGCCGGGGAAATGTAGGAACGTGACGCGACTGCTGTCGGATGCACTCGACCGGTCTTTGACGCTGCACGAGCGCGTGCAGGTGCGCGTGCATCTGCCGGTCTGCAGCGGTTGCCGGGCCTATCGCGGCCAGATCGCGCTGCTGCGGACGGCCGCGCAAGCGGCGGCGGGGCGGGGTGCGAGGGATGGGGCGGCCGGGAAGGCGGATGAATCGTCGGGCGACGGCCAGGACTGA
- a CDS encoding ParB/RepB/Spo0J family partition protein, with amino-acid sequence MKPSQFAKGFQARPDITTSEKRTALDRLNAIDGIVKSETATPTPTKSAKKDITPPPAPEVLLDPSTDESPQYRAWRLENRYAPGQVIELSLKAIKHSPFNPRHFYLKSSIAELAVNLAKQGQQQAIHVIPDYDNPGSYFVSDGGRRVRALKEANKESVKAIVIDVPIGIQSYKLGYDLNVQRDSQTVFDNAVVWRRFLDDKHFQSQKELSEHLGLDESTVAVALSIGKLPETVMQEMVARPDRFGSNMAYQVGRYHNARGTDATLRLINKIVSDDLSTRQVSDIVKGRVAAQETPKPAGRQRYAQRLEIKLGGKSVGDLKSYGEDRIELRLRGLPKDKRDAILEQLERMLLSD; translated from the coding sequence ATGAAGCCCTCCCAATTTGCAAAAGGATTCCAAGCGCGCCCGGACATCACGACGAGCGAGAAGCGCACGGCGCTTGATCGACTGAATGCCATCGACGGCATCGTCAAGTCCGAGACGGCCACGCCGACCCCGACGAAGTCCGCCAAGAAAGACATCACGCCGCCGCCGGCTCCGGAAGTCCTGCTCGATCCGTCGACCGACGAATCGCCGCAATATCGCGCATGGCGTCTGGAGAACCGCTACGCGCCCGGCCAGGTGATCGAGCTGTCGCTGAAGGCGATCAAGCATAGCCCGTTCAACCCGCGCCACTTCTATCTGAAGTCGTCGATTGCCGAACTCGCGGTCAACCTCGCGAAGCAGGGGCAACAGCAGGCGATCCACGTGATTCCGGACTACGACAATCCGGGCTCGTATTTCGTCAGCGACGGCGGCCGTCGCGTGCGCGCGCTGAAGGAGGCTAACAAGGAATCGGTGAAGGCGATCGTGATCGACGTGCCGATCGGGATCCAGAGCTACAAGCTCGGCTACGACCTGAACGTGCAGCGCGATTCGCAGACGGTGTTCGACAACGCCGTCGTATGGCGTCGCTTCCTCGACGACAAGCACTTCCAGAGTCAGAAGGAACTGTCCGAACATCTCGGCCTCGACGAATCGACGGTCGCCGTTGCGCTGTCGATCGGCAAGCTGCCGGAAACGGTGATGCAGGAGATGGTCGCGCGCCCCGATCGCTTCGGGTCGAACATGGCGTATCAGGTCGGCCGTTATCACAATGCGCGCGGCACCGACGCGACGCTGCGGCTGATCAACAAGATCGTGTCCGACGATCTCAGCACGCGCCAGGTGTCGGACATCGTCAAGGGCCGCGTCGCGGCGCAGGAAACGCCGAAGCCGGCCGGCCGTCAGCGCTATGCGCAGCGTCTCGAGATCAAGCTCGGCGGCAAGTCGGTCGGCGATCTGAAGTCGTATGGCGAAGACCGCATCGAACTGCGCCTGCGCGGCCTCCCGAAGGACAAGCGCGACGCGATCCTCGAGCAGCTCGAGCGGATGCTGTTGTCGGACTGA
- a CDS encoding replication initiation protein: MATKRAKKTDVDVVSASSAELRKAVEAIAIQPKSGKITLLTRKLFNVLLAVAQQADDSGDTYRALLSDIVANSAFDSNDTALVKEHLRRMVSVQVEWSTGTSSQKPGRKWGISTLIADAEILEDPATRRVWVEFSFAPKIKKKLLDPVQYARLSLQFQSQLRSSAGLALYEICVRYLTNPSHLTMREPWEWWRPILSGTPDTEAGDEAKREYKYFKRDYLRPAIAEVNAVTNIFVELIEHREGRRVAEIQFRVTERKQPMLALDEHPNVFDSTLVDRMVKLGIPLKEAQTLYADSEENRIRAALQMTEQRMRSTTLPPVRSAPALFKDALKKGYAPPVESVDALPAGTPSAKVVAAQPDDLKARLLSEFAAFRRKEAKVLYEEQGDAEREVARESFESEVLPTMGSHLRDDWRKRGLDSKLAETAFFDWLAQKTWGEPTDGDLLSFTLNQSRAA; encoded by the coding sequence ATGGCCACGAAGCGCGCCAAGAAAACCGATGTGGATGTGGTGAGTGCCAGTTCAGCCGAATTGCGTAAGGCCGTCGAGGCGATCGCAATTCAGCCGAAGAGCGGCAAGATCACGCTCCTCACCCGCAAGCTGTTCAATGTCCTGCTCGCCGTCGCGCAGCAGGCCGACGACTCGGGCGATACCTATCGCGCGTTGTTGTCGGACATCGTTGCCAACTCCGCTTTCGATTCGAACGACACCGCACTGGTGAAGGAACACCTGCGCCGCATGGTGTCGGTGCAGGTCGAATGGAGCACGGGCACGTCGAGCCAGAAGCCGGGCCGCAAGTGGGGGATCTCGACGCTGATCGCCGATGCGGAAATTCTCGAGGATCCGGCTACCCGCCGCGTGTGGGTCGAATTCTCGTTCGCACCGAAGATCAAGAAGAAGCTGCTCGACCCGGTCCAGTACGCACGCCTGAGCCTGCAGTTCCAGAGCCAGTTGCGCAGCAGCGCCGGCCTCGCGCTCTACGAAATCTGCGTGCGCTACCTGACGAACCCGAGTCACCTGACGATGCGCGAACCGTGGGAATGGTGGCGGCCGATCCTGTCGGGCACGCCGGACACGGAAGCCGGCGACGAGGCGAAGCGCGAGTACAAGTACTTCAAGCGCGACTACCTGCGTCCGGCGATCGCCGAGGTCAACGCGGTCACCAACATCTTCGTCGAACTGATCGAGCATCGTGAAGGTCGGCGGGTCGCGGAGATCCAGTTCCGCGTGACCGAACGCAAGCAGCCGATGCTGGCGCTCGACGAGCATCCGAACGTGTTCGACAGCACGCTGGTCGACCGGATGGTGAAGCTCGGGATTCCGCTCAAGGAAGCGCAGACGCTCTATGCGGACAGCGAGGAAAACCGGATTCGCGCGGCGTTGCAGATGACCGAGCAACGGATGCGCAGCACGACGCTACCGCCGGTGCGCAGCGCGCCCGCGTTGTTCAAGGATGCGCTGAAGAAGGGTTATGCGCCGCCGGTCGAGTCCGTCGACGCGCTGCCCGCCGGCACGCCGTCAGCGAAGGTCGTCGCGGCACAGCCGGACGATCTGAAGGCGCGTCTGTTGAGCGAATTCGCGGCGTTCCGCCGCAAGGAAGCGAAGGTGCTGTACGAGGAGCAAGGCGACGCGGAGCGCGAAGTGGCGCGCGAGTCGTTCGAGTCGGAAGTGCTGCCGACGATGGGCTCGCACCTGCGTGACGACTGGCGCAAGCGCGGCCTCGATTCGAAGCTGGCCGAGACGGCGTTTTTCGACTGGCTGGCCCAGAAGACCTGGGGCGAGCCGACCGACGGCGACCTGCTGTCGTTCACCCTGAATCAATCCCGGGCCGCCTGA
- the parA gene encoding ParA family partition ATPase: MAAEIIAVTQQKGGVGKSTIAMHLGAAFHEKGKRVLVVDADGQNTLIHWSSASGDSDAGIPFPVVNLAEAGGQIHREIKKFINDYDIIVVDCPPSITEKVSGVVLLAASIAVIPTSSSPADYWSSVGLVKLIQQAQVMNEDLRAVFLLNKTEEKRMLTRELKRALEELGFPLLKTQIPTREAYKQAMALGQTVLQMNDRGAKLAAAEIRACADEIVAMLP; this comes from the coding sequence TTGGCCGCGGAAATCATTGCAGTCACTCAACAAAAAGGTGGCGTCGGCAAGAGCACAATTGCCATGCACCTCGGCGCGGCATTCCATGAGAAAGGAAAGCGCGTCCTCGTCGTCGACGCAGACGGTCAAAACACACTGATTCACTGGTCGAGCGCATCCGGTGACAGCGACGCCGGTATTCCTTTCCCGGTCGTCAACCTCGCCGAAGCCGGCGGCCAGATCCATCGCGAGATCAAGAAGTTCATCAACGACTACGACATCATCGTTGTCGACTGCCCGCCGTCGATTACCGAGAAGGTGTCCGGCGTCGTGCTGCTCGCCGCATCGATTGCCGTGATCCCGACCTCGTCGTCGCCGGCCGATTACTGGTCGAGCGTCGGGCTGGTCAAGCTGATCCAGCAGGCGCAGGTGATGAACGAAGACCTCCGTGCCGTCTTCCTGCTGAACAAGACCGAAGAGAAGCGCATGCTGACGCGCGAACTCAAGCGCGCGCTCGAGGAACTCGGCTTCCCGCTGTTGAAGACGCAAATCCCGACCCGGGAAGCGTACAAGCAGGCGATGGCGCTCGGTCAGACCGTGCTGCAGATGAACGATCGCGGCGCCAAGCTGGCCGCTGCGGAAATCCGCGCATGTGCCGACGAAATCGTCGCCATGCTGCCCTGA
- a CDS encoding RNA polymerase factor sigma-70, with protein MPSAYDDPAYLSQLRHDLLRFARLQLRDADAAEDAVQEALTAAWSHAGEFAGRSAHKTWVFGILRNKLIDILRARQRTVSLSALDAELDGESVLDRELFKENGHWAAHTKPRPWPRPETLLQQQQFWTLFQVCLDHLPEQIGRVFMMREFLDVEINDICSELTLTTNHCSVLLYRARTRLRTCLSEKGLTTEDAAGEM; from the coding sequence ATGCCGTCCGCGTACGACGATCCCGCCTACCTCTCGCAACTGCGGCACGACCTGCTGCGTTTCGCGCGACTTCAGCTCCGCGATGCCGATGCGGCCGAAGATGCGGTGCAGGAAGCGCTGACCGCCGCGTGGTCGCACGCGGGCGAGTTCGCCGGACGGTCCGCCCACAAGACCTGGGTGTTCGGCATCCTGCGCAACAAGCTGATCGACATCTTGCGCGCGCGGCAGCGGACGGTGAGCCTGTCCGCGCTCGATGCGGAGCTCGACGGCGAATCCGTGCTCGATCGCGAGTTGTTCAAGGAAAACGGGCACTGGGCCGCGCATACGAAGCCGCGACCGTGGCCGCGCCCCGAAACGCTGCTGCAGCAACAACAGTTCTGGACGCTGTTCCAGGTCTGCCTCGACCATCTGCCGGAACAAATCGGGCGCGTGTTCATGATGCGCGAATTCCTCGATGTCGAAATCAACGACATCTGCAGCGAACTGACGTTGACGACGAATCATTGCAGCGTGCTGCTATATCGGGCGCGCACGCGCCTGCGCACCTGCCTCAGCGAAAAAGGACTGACGACCGAAGATGCTGCCGGGGAAATGTAG
- the arsC gene encoding arsenate reductase (glutaredoxin) (This arsenate reductase requires both glutathione and glutaredoxin to convert arsenate to arsenite, after which the efflux transporter formed by ArsA and ArsB can extrude the arsenite from the cell, providing resistance.) — MITIYHNPRCSKSRETLALVETLNTTGAPVNVVEYLKTPPTVEELEALHRQLGRPVRDMLRDGEEPYKTLALARANLTDAEAYEAIAAHPILLQRPIVVYRGKAAIGRPPESVRALFE, encoded by the coding sequence ATGATCACGATCTATCACAATCCCCGCTGCTCGAAGTCCCGCGAGACGCTCGCGCTGGTCGAGACGCTGAACACCACCGGCGCGCCGGTGAATGTCGTCGAGTATCTGAAGACGCCGCCGACGGTCGAGGAACTGGAAGCGCTGCATCGTCAACTTGGGCGCCCGGTGCGCGACATGCTTCGCGACGGAGAGGAGCCGTACAAGACGCTGGCTCTGGCCCGCGCGAATCTGACCGATGCGGAGGCATACGAAGCGATTGCCGCGCATCCGATCCTGCTGCAACGTCCGATCGTCGTGTATCGAGGCAAGGCAGCCATCGGGCGGCCGCCCGAGTCGGTACGTGCGTTGTTCGAATAA
- a CDS encoding NADPH-dependent FMN reductase — MSYRVAVVVGSLRRGSWNRALAHAVISLAPADFSFEFVEIGELPLYSQDYDADFPEVAQRFKKSIEAADALLFVTPEYNRSIPGVLKNALDWGSRPWGHNSWSGKPGAVLGTSPGAVGTALAQQHLRNVLAYLDVKMLGQPEMFIKHDPARIDDQGQIVSEDTRKFLQGFVDRYVDWVRVLKAA, encoded by the coding sequence ATGTCCTATCGTGTTGCGGTCGTCGTCGGCAGTCTGCGTCGCGGTTCCTGGAACCGTGCGCTCGCGCATGCCGTGATCTCGCTCGCCCCCGCCGATTTCTCGTTCGAATTCGTCGAGATCGGCGAACTGCCGCTGTACAGCCAGGATTACGACGCGGATTTTCCGGAAGTCGCGCAGCGCTTCAAGAAGTCGATCGAAGCGGCCGACGCGCTGCTGTTCGTCACGCCCGAGTACAACCGGTCGATCCCGGGCGTGCTGAAGAACGCGCTCGACTGGGGCTCGCGCCCGTGGGGTCACAACTCGTGGTCCGGCAAGCCGGGCGCGGTGCTCGGCACGTCGCCGGGCGCGGTCGGTACCGCGCTCGCGCAGCAACACCTGCGCAACGTGCTCGCGTATCTCGACGTGAAGATGCTCGGCCAGCCCGAGATGTTCATCAAGCACGACCCGGCGCGCATCGACGACCAAGGCCAGATCGTCAGCGAGGATACCCGCAAGTTCCTGCAGGGCTTCGTCGATCGCTACGTCGACTGGGTGCGCGTGCTGAAGGCGGCCTGA